In Apostichopus japonicus isolate 1M-3 chromosome 3, ASM3797524v1, whole genome shotgun sequence, a single genomic region encodes these proteins:
- the LOC139960438 gene encoding uncharacterized protein, with amino-acid sequence MEVAKMTKHIDYQRMDIAKGVAETLKNVDVPTFKGHDKEEAESLTQEIADTREKSPLLDTDGSHHSVPGDTNNKYESKESFSASFPPSSLPRSDKSNVLVLQDEEVVVPTVPLQTSDEPSHQTILENTKNSLNALNDSCADISDGTSIRDAVIPSPKSSIDDDKVVVRTKGSDDLDNVTDVTESVKEVSIATDVKCAAKEALPEQNIQGREEMSNNVPVVLKKKPKKLESILSNLKSKSLLSQSSPVCEEVVNVPDDEEEDEPIPELPPGTIIVTPTDVDVKKIAVRRKKHRKVRKHDLPLNKVKLEGMINAATGIKDLCGVTDGIIDLATVEELQHTRESKTEGYTELASQNEMNSAGNNNSNNLQPVHINHGGTSQSLIQSGSGVTTNQPVMIGIAQNGALNQSTNLTMVNSASTQLQLLQRQQSFQQADQFTSIPIQQQVSTLPSGQNVIFQSPQNSVGAQIIVQGQPVLMNHGIGSSPYQVAVNTVNSQPVVSSQLQSPILTSHLQQPRLGNQQQYSPNGIQTPSNQMVQQTRPQQPFSHQVGSSVFQATPQAGTTQSKSQPIFVLQRGDTLKLDASGNLVVVARGDVKVDPKPIASISQQQNMLPQAASVLPPLRQMPPVVLPPLTAATVGNNAAASPSTYSSPVISTAAVSLPSLKPISQLTRTVSPGILSVSDVTPRSTHHSTSTVIAVTNTTVNTDAFATKQPQQQGILAQALNAPQSAYLDSASGLHLAASGLIRQTNLPSGEGQALLAKLQQPQVMEAITNAANSMKNPVHVPGTASQLPKQIRIVYRTSQASQLKNNSGSNEPRKVTLFSCSICTKIFLRKETYDQHLATHYAGFSCSKCLMKFVSSSVLAQHQKVCTKSNEESNVPFSCAHCQMRFKYTRELTPHTQRCHPGKPVKALFHSSSVANSSPKDTKALNNKPTPTTLPIASSTPKPSVLIPRPSQNPSVTETKQTITIKIPETPPVKEEKLVRVEKAKSPRTKDVKEQKDDLWIPLPKSRKRNKKLKKKNKHPKYLFSDTVEPGFPKSRKMNVCDEWYGSILIHKDPECTTSKLIKKHGERKKSGKRPYLCKLCPKDFFSEHCLFEHIKIHTKPFTCGECGLRNARKDNIMKHIQLVHQGPKYKTRDKRRKEFRGGRSRKRLKLSGENESNSGSEEESDGEHANGGENNKSSNDPYDSETELPTMVKESSRLSRLKRRHQSKMNGENQEPEKKEIEEDAIDQITDLTPDCNSGGKVDAESVEEIDLTADADGKVDIHDGCSNDDESKGVSENVSDVRTDTGNAKMEGEEVITVSNDCDKRSEYAPPTSDDSKGSANTSSERNVEDSSANEPVVVCKTEDALPNDNSKGPKRADNDVEMVDVSDQNQQSAHEMKQNDSTSSTSRPETSETVVGTERMTDNITQSAKSDDVDDAIEAIDDCELEAEMVKEETSGKAVIPREETPETDVMDRGKSDEDIADVKNEDLLPSTAFTVSTLFCSDEGFSGDDNDKNVHNGNKADETEQTVNKTLNQSDLSGELFEDSEADDSTLPVETEEPVVPHIVSVRSLNQDQECELTEGYKEEEENVQPSAEPQPKQPNIESNELMAQMANSETAESSKDQESSAEYKNPEKEHLVPVFSPSGSTVLGYREGVSKDGKGGVTTGPTPPISSMPPFSGGHNPYFVNPSRQPFLCPPPKSPRKQDQHPFLNGFARPPPGVFPSQGPLFMHNPYLHQPPPYPGSAFMSSDVRASRSRVYGSDPKRNFPGLMAVGKDAMEKQSELFMQNRLPFLASRMSYPVHPNNLSPREGVAVAHLPWMMPPSSFHQRGPHPDWVQPPSQSPAAASAALDLSNSLKSPQGAKVVRSDEITKSKECEIIASGDESPSDEVPKEADTSESSTVPPMPKLIRGDEMGKYRTANGFLPHAKGDDLNDKGNLQPVDMPKQCHRDEPQKPHHPLNQQLPFIPTSPCHYPPHQNIDVLHPNTTGAFPQQMHAHRIPIHYAPPNHLRPALSPLQQMLCQNGSTFQGPLLRGPYPPFTPRPNSPRRSSPYNGGSPENPAQLGGTSATSPKRMRRSPARHQCDRNSRNSSHSSTDGDGPKSPWSTTPKRSSRRSSADSHSSESGKTFTCPIPPCKRSFKRPHYLQEHIAGHARAGEINPENPLASVSKKIYTTVSSPNGDMEVEVDLERPYICHICGKGFKRKNNLADHVRTHSRPYKCGECSYDTIRWQYLADHMKKAHNFDGDEKELEAFFKQSGKKLKPTDVIPLSALTPITERIRDGQIKELSSHYPRVKVWRHSRVSHSKLSRSRSLKKKKKHKRSKSDLVDFYGKSDQSKPRLDSDISDGVSPSDSGWRPMSEDIVEHGVTEVTSNGVEGSASLASDVTCDMNEEANDNVFKESEMEDTSVETTSDPTGRRLVETHPTVIRYKQAILPEGSSHGAVVNNGSEDSESASPRDTVTDSTDAEGIIDVTTNVRVEEVSDALDKMSVVDRCSSLESENPANESPPEGELDATVTLPAVQKDVSSHSVPAAIVNGVPTVIQESHPCASLPLVESHGSPPLQPLDCEIPVTVEKESAAEAVELRDETDIMNSKKEEHPESESLVQSPHSVTEFQRLVESPRGETESESLVESLHGEAVDKSIGLPLGEVVDESYKSSHDEKIDEPIESPHREAMDESNEAPLDETKDEPIQSPHGEAVDETIASPHGETMDETIGSPHEEVDENINNNWPIEKKDFNARSGDNNSLGSSVIRKEQENSSAVAKSPKKRKKKKKGKRWSRSKSKGYNSDKKQISPMLFTPPEIAQETPPADAHVTPPANALSSIGRIHLEQYFLLQEHDVDRPYKCNIDDCQKAFKNKQHMREHIFTHIKPYKCDYCGQGFPRTDYLALHMKEDHKVTPSKRDLFEKRRQANARATAGRQRATKSDKRRALYEQML; translated from the exons ATGGAGGTGGCAAAGATGACTAAACACATCGACTATCAGAGGATGGATATTGCCAAAGGAGTAGCAGAAACCCTTAAAAATGTAGACGTTCCAACTTTCAAGGGACATGACAAAGAAGAAGCTGAAAGTCTGACACAAGAAATAGCAGATACGAGAGAAAAGTCACCGCTGCTGGATACAGATGGCTCACATCATAGTGTCCCCGGAGATACGAACAATAAATATGAAAGCAAAGAAAGTTTCTCTGCAAGCTTTCCTCCTAGCAGTTTACCTCGTTCAGATAAGTCGAATGTACTGGTACTACAGGACGAGGAAGTTGTTGTACCTACTGTGCCTTTACAAACTAGTGATGAACCATCACATCAGACTATACTTGAAAATACTAAAAACAGTTTGAATGCCTTAAATGATTCATGTGCAGACATTTCTGATGGAACATCGATCAGGGATGCAGTAATTCCTTCTCCAAAGTCTTCCATAGATGACGACAAAGTAGTCGTAAGAACTAAAGGTTCTGATGATCTAGATAATGTTACCGATGTGACTGAAAGCGTGAAAGAGGTGTCGATTGCAACCGATGTCAAATGCGCAGCAAAAGAAGCGCTTCCTGAACAAAATATTCAGGGACGGGAAGAAATGTCGAACAATGTTCCAgttgttttgaagaagaaacCAAAGAAGTTGGAATCGATTCTTTCTAATTTGAAATCAAAGAGTCTATTGTCTCAAAGCTCTCCTGTTTGTGAGGAAGTTGTGAACGTTCCTGAcgatgaggaggaggatgaaCCCATCCCGGAGTTGCCTCCTGGAACAATCATTGTTACGCCAACCGATGTGGACGTTAAAAAGATAGCAGTTCGCCGGAAAAAACATCGCAAAGTAAGGAAGCATGACTTGCCTTTGAATAAGGTCAAGTTAGAAGGCATGATAAATGCTGCAACAGGCATTAAAGATTTGTGTGGTGTCACTGATGGCATCATTGACCTAGCAACAGTCGAAGAACTACAGCATACcagggaaagcaaaacagaaggATATACTGAATTGGCCAGTCAGAATGAAATGAACAGTGCTGGAAATAATAACTCTAATAATCTGCAACCAGTCCATATCAACCACGGGGGAACCTCTCAGAGTTTGATTCAAAGTGGGTCTGGAGTCACGACTAACCAGCCAGTGATGATTGGAATAGCACAG AATGGTGCATTGAATCAGTCTACTAACCTTACTATGGTCAACTCCGCCTCCACCCAGCTTCAGCTTCTACAACGTCAACAGTCATTCCAGCAAGCAGATCAGTTCACCTCCATTCCAATTCAGCAACAGGTATCCACACTTCCTTCTGGACAGAATGTAATATTCCAGAGCCCACAGAATTCAGTAGGAGCACAGATAATCGTCCAAGGTCAACCGGTGCTTATGAATCATGGCATTGGGTCATCACCTTATCAAGTAGCTGTCAATACTGTCAATAGCCAACCAGTGGTCTCTAGTCAACTTCAATCACCAATCCTCACCTCTCATCTTCAACAGCCTAGGTTAGGAAACCAACAGCAGTATAGCCCCAATGGCATACAAACACCATCAAATCAGATGGTACAACAAACTAGACCTCAGCAACCCTTCTCCCACCAAGTGGGGTCATCTGTCTTCCAGGCAACACCTCAAGCAGGGACAACACAGTCCAAGTCTCAGCCAATTTTTGTGCTTCAGAGGGGAGATACCCTGAAACTAGATGCCAGTGGTAATTTAGTGGTGGTAGCTAGAGGGGATGTGAAAGTAGATCCCAAGCCAATAGCAAGTATTAGTCAACAACAGAATATGTTACCTCAAGCTGCTTCAGTCCTTCCTCCATTACGACAAATGCCACCAGTTGTTTTGCCACCCTTGACAGCTGCAACAGTTGGTAACAATGCAGCAGCCAGTCCATCTACTTACTCTAGTCCTGTAATCTCAACAGCAGCTGTGAGCTTGCCGTCATTAAAACCTATTTCACAACTGACAAGAACTGTTTCTCCAGGAATACTATCTGTGTCAGATGTGACTCCTAGGAGCACCCACCACAGCACCTCAACTGTGATTGCTGTAACCAATACTACAGTGAACACAGATGCTTTTGCTACTAAGCAACCTCAACAACAAGGTATTCTAGCACAGGCCTTGAATGCTCCTCAATCTGCATACTTAGATTCCGCATCTGGTCTCCATTTAGCAGCTTCAGGACTTATTCGGCAGACAAACTTGCCAAGCGGTGAAGGACAAGCCCTACTGGCCAAGTTGCAACAACCTCAAGTAATGGAAGCCATAACAAATGCTGCCAATAGCATGAAGAACCCAGTCCATGTACCTGGAACTGCCTCACAGCTTCCAAAGCAGATCAGAATTGTTTACCGTACCTCTCAAGCCAGCCAGTTGAAAAATAACAGTGGATCAAATGAACCACGGAAAGTTACCTTATTTAGCTGTTCTATTTGCACCAAAATCTTTCTGAGGAAAGAGACATATGACCAGCACTTAGCTACTCACTATGCAGGATTCAGTTGTTCAAAATGTCTCATGAAGTTTGTTTCATCTTCAGTCCTGGCTCAACATCAGAAGGTCTGTACGAAGTCAAATGAAGAGAGTAACGTTCCCTTTAGCTGTGCTCACTGCCAGATGCGTTTCAAGTATACTAGAGAACTTACCCCACATACACAAAGATGTCATCCTGGGAAACCTGTTAAGGCTCTTTTCCACTCCAGTTCTGTTGCCAACAGTAGTCCAAAAGATACCAAAGCTTTGAACAACAAACCAACTCCTACTACACTGCCTATTGCTTCATCAACGCCAAAGCCGTCGGTGCTGATACCAAGACCAAGCCAAAACCCTTCAGtaacagaaacaaaacagacCATAACCATTAAAATTCCTGAAACACCACctgtaaaagaagagaaattggTTCGTGTGGAGAAAGCAAAGTCTCCACGAACTAAGGATGTTAAAGAACAAAAAGATGACCTGTGGATCCCCTTGCCAAAGAGCAgaaaacgaaacaaaaaattaaaaaagaagaataaacatCCAAAGTATCTGTTTAGTGACACTGTTGAACCTGGTTTTCCAAAGTCAAGGAAAATGAACGTATGTGATGAGTGGTATGGCAGCATTCTCATTCATAAAGATCCAGAATGCACAACTTCcaaacttattaaaaaacatGGAGAAAGGAAGAAGTCCGGGAAACGTCCATACCTATGCAAACTTTGTCCAAAAGACTTCTTTTCTGAACATTGCCTATTTGAGCACATCAAGATCCACACAAAGCCGTTTACATGCGGCGAGTGCGGCCTGCGGAATGCACGCAAGGACAACATCATGAAACACATACAGCTTGTTCACCAAGGTCCTAAGTACAAAACCAGAGACAAACGAAGGAAGGAATTCAGAGGTGGTCGGAGCAGAAAGAGGCTCAAACTCTCTGGGGAGAATGAAAGTAATTCAGGTAGCGAGGAAGAAAGCGATGGAGAACACGCAAATGGTGGTGAAAACAACAAAAGCAGCAACGATCCATATGACAGTGAGACAGAGCTCCCCACCATGGTGAAGGAAAGCTCCAGACTGAGTAGACTCAAAAGGAGACATCAAAGTAAAATGAATGGTGAGAACCAAGAGccggaaaagaaagaaattgaagaGGATGCCATCGACCAGATAACGGATCTAACACCAGATTGCAATTCAGGTGGTAAAGTAGATGCAGAGAGTGTTGAAGAGATAGACCTGACAGCTGATGCAGATGGTAAAGTAGACATTCATGATGGTTGTAGTAATGATGATGAGAGTAAAGGCGTATCTGAGAATGTAAGTGATGTAAGAACCGATACTGGGAATGCAAAAATGGAAGGGGAGGAAGTTATCACAGTCTCAAATGACTGTGATAAGAGATCAGAGTATGCACCTCCGACCAGTGATGACAGCAAAGGATCTGCTAACACTTCATCTGAAAGAAATGTTGAAGATAGCAGTGCAAATGAGCCAGTAGTTGTCTGCAAAACTGAGGATGCCCTTCCCAATGATAACAGCAAAGGACCTAAGAGAGCTGACAATGATGTTGAAATGGTGGATGTGTCAGATCAAAACCAGCAGAGTGCtcatgaaatgaaacagaatgACTCCACTAGCTCCACCTCCCGACCTGAGACTTCAGAAACTGTTGTTGGCACTGAGAGGATGACCGATAACATCACTCAGTCTGCCAAAAGTGATGACGTCGATGATGCTATAGAAGCTATAGATGACTGCGAGTTGGAAGCTGAGATGGTGAAGGAAGAGACATCAGGTAAAGCAGTGATTCCAAGAGAAGAAACTCCCGAAACTGATGTCATGGATCGGGGGAAATCGGATGAAGATATAGCAGATGTAAAGAATGAAGATTTGCTGCCATCAACAGCATTCACGGTGAGTACCTTATTTTGCAGTGATGAAGGTTTCAGTGGCGATGATAACGATAAGAACGTACATAACGGGAATAAAGCAGATGAAACAGAGCAGACTGTAAATAAAACTTTAAATCAGTCAGATCTTTCAGGGGAATTATTTGAAGATAGTGAAGCTGATGACAGCACTCTTCCCGTTGAAACGGAAGAGCCAGTTGTGCCTCACATTGTGTCTGTGAGATCTCTTAACCAAGACCAAGAGTGCGAGTTAACAGAAGGttacaaagaagaagaagagaatgTTCAACCGTCTGCAGAACCTCAACCAAAGCAACCAAACATTGAAAGCAATGAACTGATGGCTCAAATGGCCAATTCTGAAACAGCAGAATCAAGTAAAGACCAAGAAAGTTCAGCTGAATACAAAAACCCAGAGAAAGAACACCTAGTTCCAGTTTTTTCGCCAAGTGGAAGCACTGTTCTTGGTTACAGAGAAGGAGTATCTAAAGATGGCAAAGGTGGAGTAACGACTGGACCAACACCACCAATTTCATCAATGCCACCTTTTTCAGGTGGTCACAATCCCTACTTTGTGAATCCTTCTAGACAACCATTCCTTTGTCCGCCACCCAAATCGCCTCGAAAACAGGATCAACATCCTTTCTTGAATGGTTTTGCAAGACCTCCACCCGGGGTTTTCCCATCACAAGGACCCCTTTTTATGCATAACCCATACTTGCATCAGCCTCCACCATACCCAGGCAGTGCATTCATGTCATCAGATGTAAGGGCGTCACGTTCCAGAGTTTATGGATCTGATCCTAAAAGAAACTTTCCTGGACTGATGGCTGTTGGTAAGGATGCTATGGAAAAACAATCAGAACTGTTTATGCAAAACAGATTGCCTTTTTTGGCTTCCAGAATGTCTTATCCAGTTCATCCAAACAACCTGAGCCCGAGAGAGGGAGTAGCTGTTGCGCACCTCCCATGGATGATGCCTCCAAGTAGTTTCCATCAAAGAGGACCTCACCCTGACTGGGTTCAACCACCGTCCCAATCACCTGCTGCTGCTAGTGCAGCTCTTGATCTTTCCAACTCTTTGAAGTCTCCTCAGGGTGCCAAAGTTGTAAGGAGTGACGAGATAACCAAATCCAAAGAATGCGAGATCATTGCAAGTGGTGATGAGTCACCCTCTGATGAAGTCCCAAAAGAAGCTGATACATCTGAGTCATCTACCGTACCTCCTATGCCAAAGCTAATAAGGGGAGATGAGATGGGGAAATACAGAACTGCTAATGGATTCCTTCCACATGCAAAAGGGGATGATCTTAATGATAAGGGGAATTTGCAACCAGTGGATATGCCAAAACAGTGCCACAGAGATGAACCTCAGAAACCTCATCATCCACTTAATCAACAGTTACCTTTCATTCCAACTAGTCCCTGTCATTACCCACCTCATCAAAATATTGATGTTCTTCATCCCAATACCACAGGTGCATTTCCCCAACAGATGCACGCCCACAGGATTCCTATTCATTATGCTCCACCAAATCATCTCCGACCAGCTCTTTCTCCTCTTCAGCAAATGCTTTGCCAAAATGGCTCGACCTTCCAAGGACCATTACTGAGAGGACCCTATCCACCTTTTACGCCCAGGCCTAACTCTCCTCGGCGTTCATCTCCTTATAATGGTGGATCGCCTGAGAACCCAGCACAATTAGGAGGCACCTCAGCAACATCACCAAAGAGGATGAGACGCTCTCCTGCTAGACATCAATGTGATCGGAATTCTCGGAATTCCTCTCACTCGTCAACTGATGGAGATGGACCAAAGTCTCCATGGTCAACCACCCCTAAGAGGTCTTCCCGAAGGTCCAGTGCAGACTCCCATAGCTCTGAATCTGGTAAAACATTCACTTGTCCTATACCTCCATGCAAGAGGTCTTTCAAGAGACCTCACTATTTACAGGAACACATTGCGGGCCACGCACGAGCTGGTGAGATCAACCCAGAGAATCCTTTGGCCTCAGTTTCCAAGAAGATTTACACAACTGTCTCTTCACCTAACGGTGATATGGAAGTGGAGGTTGATCTGGAAAGGCCCTACATCTGCCATATTTGTGGAAAGGGATTCAAAAGGAAGAACAACTTGGCAGATCACGTGCGCACTCACTCGAGACCATACAAATGCGGCGAGTGCTCATACGACACGATTCGGTGGCAGTACTTGGCTGACCACATGAAGAAAGCGCATAACTTTGATGGGGATGAAAAGGAACTGGAGGCATTCTTCAAGCAGTCTGGGAAGAAACTAAAGCCTACCGACGTGATACCGCTATCTGCCTTAACTCCCATTACTGAACGTATCAGAGATGGACAGATCAAAGAATTGTCTTCTCATTATCCAAGGGTGAAAGTCTGGCGGCACTCTAGGGTGTCACATTCAAAACTTTCCAGGTCACGTTccttaaagaagaagaagaagcacaAAAGAAGCAAATCCGACTTGGTAGACTTCTACGGTAAAAGCGATCAGAGCAAACCAAGACTCGATTCGGACATTTCCGACGGTGTCTCCCCGTCAGACAGTGGCTGGAGGCCAATGAGTGAAGACATCGTTGAACATGGAGTAACAGAAGTGACATCCAATGGTGTCGAAGGTAGTGCCAGCCTTGCTAGTGATGTTACATGCGACATGAATGAAGAAGCCAATGACAATGTATTCAAGGAATCGGAAATGGAAGACACATCTGTGGAAACCACAAGTGATCCCACAGGAAGACGCCTTGTAGAAACTCATCCAACTGTTATTAGATATAAACAGGCAATTCTACCAGAGGGGTCGTCACATGGAGCAGTTGTCAACAATGGTTCAGAAGATTCAGAATCTGCCTCTCCCCGGGATACAGTAACAGACAGTACTGATGCTGAGGGAATTATTGATGTCACCACTAATGTAAGAGTTGAAGAGGTATCAGATGCCTTGGATAAAATGTCAGTGGTGGACAGGTGTTCATCTTTGGAATCAGAAAATCCTGCCAATGAATCACCACCGGAGGGAGAACTTGATGCGACTGTGACTCTACCAGCAGTGCAAAAGGATGTATCCAGCCACTCTGTACCTGCAGCTATAGTGAATGGTGTGCCCACAGTCATTCAGGAAAGTCATCCCTGTGCCTCACTACCGTTAGTAGAAAGTCATGGTAGTCCACCTCTCCAGCCATTGGACTGTGAAATACCAGTAACAGTTGAGAAAGAATCCGCTGCAGAAGCAGTTGAATTGAGAGATGAGACAGATATCATGAACAGTAAGAAAGAAGAACATCCTGAATCCGAGAGTCTGGTCCAGTCACCACACAGTGTAACTGAATTCCAGAGACTGGTTGAGTCACCGCGTGGTGAGACTGAATCAGAGAGTCTGGTTGAGTCATTACATGGTGAAGCTGTGGACAAATCCATTGGACTGCCTCTTGGTGAAGTTGTGGATGAATCTTATAAATCATCACATGATGAAAAGATCGATGAACCTATTGAATCACCACATCGTGAAGCTATGGATGAATCTAATGAAGCACCACTCGATGAAACTAAGGATGAACCTATTCAATCACCGCATGGTGAAGCTGTGGATGAAACTATCGCATCTCCACATGGTGAAACTATGGATGAAACTATTGGATCCCCACATGAAGAAGTGgatgaaaatatcaacaataacTGGCCGATTGAAAAGAAAGATTTCAATGCACGGAGTGGAGACAACAACTCTCTGGGATCCTCAGTAATCAGAAAGGAACAGGAAAACAGTTCAGCGGTGGCAAAGTCTCccaagaagaggaagaagaaaaagaagggaaaGAGGTGGTCACGATCTAAATCTAAAGGCTACAATTCTGACAAGAAACAGATTAGTCCAATGTTGTTTACACCCCCGGAAATCGCACAAGAAACGCCCCCGGCAGACGCACATGTAACACCTCCGGCAAACGCACTATCATCAATCGGAAGAATTCATCTCGAGCAGTACTTTCTCCTTCAAGAGCACGATGTCGATCGTCCATACAAGTGCAACATCGACGACTGTCAGAAGGCCTTCAAGAACAAACAGCACATGAGAGAACATATCTTCACGCACATCAAGCCTTACAAGTGTGACTACTGTGGACAGGGTTTTCCACGAACCGATTATTTGGCTCTCCACATGAAGGAAGATCACAAAGTGACCCCATCCAAGCGTGACCTATTTGAGAAGAGGAGGCAAGCTAACGCAAGAGCTACAGCTGGACGACAGAGGGCTACTAAGAGTGACAAGAGGAGAGCCCTCTATGAGCAGATGCTGTAA